The Streptomyces laurentii genome contains a region encoding:
- a CDS encoding transcriptional regulator with cyclic nucleotide-binding domain-containing protein (identified by MetaGeneAnnotator; putative;~sequence version:1) — MPFWSLLDDDSRNELLGIGSMVTFPLRDTLLRQYDLTDHLLVVRRGCVKVVANSAAGYQAVLAIRNAGDLLGEQAALDGGPRSATLTALTRVEALMIPSPTFRAAVRSAPVIAFALQQVLSERLREADGFRAAAGSEAVQARLAALLLELGAEYGRPVGDGSVLITLPLSQDDFAGLVLSSRRTVSRVFEQWRGRGWVTTGRNKLTIDRPDELKRLSSSGH; from the coding sequence ATGCCGTTCTGGTCGCTGCTCGACGACGACAGCAGGAACGAACTGCTCGGCATCGGGAGCATGGTGACCTTTCCGCTCAGGGATACCCTGCTGCGGCAGTACGACCTCACGGACCATCTGCTCGTCGTCCGGCGCGGTTGTGTCAAGGTCGTCGCCAACTCCGCCGCGGGCTACCAGGCCGTACTTGCCATCCGTAATGCCGGAGACCTGCTGGGCGAGCAAGCCGCGCTGGACGGTGGACCACGCTCCGCCACGCTCACCGCCTTGACCCGCGTCGAGGCCCTGATGATTCCCTCGCCCACGTTCCGTGCCGCCGTCCGGTCCGCGCCCGTCATCGCGTTCGCGCTGCAGCAGGTCCTCTCCGAACGTCTACGCGAGGCGGACGGCTTCCGGGCCGCCGCCGGCTCGGAAGCCGTCCAGGCACGGCTCGCCGCACTGCTGCTGGAACTGGGCGCGGAGTACGGGCGCCCCGTGGGTGACGGCTCCGTACTCATCACCCTGCCCCTGTCCCAGGACGACTTCGCCGGTCTCGTGCTCAGCTCGCGGCGGACGGTCAGCCGTGTTTTCGAGCAGTGGCGCGGGCGAGGCTGGGTCACGACGGGGCGCAACAAGCTGACCATCGACCGGCCGGACGAACTGAAAAGGCTGAGCAGCAGCGGGCATTAG
- a CDS encoding hypothetical protein (identified by MetaGeneAnnotator; putative;~sequence version:1) codes for MTEIEARDPRRGEGRERVPVRPGGAGPGPVDAAGPDQPSEPSEPSAAVIAAAERAYARCAFLEQLLWERLSVFEGSFGREAVREVCVSGVLPREAVPGVLDRLAPLVLLPAADGEPGEIRYAMPAAVRTVGARRLTARGERAAVVRLHRGWCLRLARRAADWWHGGRQLDARALALRELPDLTVAMDPDLEVTPPLTDSAEAAVEASQAAEMDTAAGRADAVSPDLTGRTDLTGGPDVTGPADPPGAPPAPAPAPAPAPAPAPAPAPAPAPAPAPAPDRAESAVEIVVSLWFLWIACGRVPEGHARLRRALAAHPGPLPARALWLAAHLELESGRPEAADPLLVQAWAAAVREDDKRCLGLLAYLRGLMAHYQGRTAAAEAELRDAVTLVGTCPDAGPTQQLCRAALALVLTRADPEAAQEVLDRSSPPSWAERDLWADAWFEYSRAELACWEGEVVRAAGHALRAVWGHLRFGGVTGTACSAELLARVRLQSGRPLDAARLLGATDALRVAAFQDDYRPANFASPVRGPLDDALRATYSAAELRQAYAEGARRGLRSLVALL; via the coding sequence ATGACGGAAATCGAAGCCAGGGATCCGCGGCGCGGAGAGGGCCGCGAGAGGGTCCCCGTACGGCCCGGCGGGGCGGGGCCCGGTCCCGTGGACGCGGCGGGGCCGGACCAGCCCTCCGAGCCCTCCGAGCCCTCCGCGGCGGTGATCGCCGCCGCCGAACGCGCCTACGCGCGCTGCGCCTTCCTCGAACAGCTCCTGTGGGAACGGCTGTCCGTCTTCGAGGGCTCCTTCGGCCGGGAAGCCGTCCGTGAGGTCTGTGTGTCCGGGGTGCTGCCCCGCGAGGCCGTCCCCGGCGTCCTGGACCGGCTCGCCCCGCTCGTCCTGCTGCCGGCGGCCGACGGGGAGCCCGGCGAGATCCGGTACGCGATGCCCGCCGCGGTACGGACGGTCGGCGCCCGCCGGCTCACAGCCCGCGGCGAGCGCGCCGCCGTCGTCCGGCTGCACCGCGGGTGGTGCCTGAGGCTCGCGCGGCGGGCCGCCGACTGGTGGCACGGCGGCCGCCAGCTCGACGCCCGCGCCCTGGCGCTGCGCGAACTGCCCGATCTGACCGTGGCGATGGACCCGGACCTGGAGGTCACGCCGCCGTTGACCGACTCCGCCGAGGCGGCGGTGGAGGCCTCCCAGGCGGCGGAGATGGATACGGCGGCGGGCCGGGCGGACGCGGTGTCCCCCGACCTCACCGGCCGCACCGACCTCACCGGCGGCCCGGACGTCACCGGCCCCGCGGACCCGCCGGGCGCCCCGCCCGCCCCGGCCCCCGCCCCGGCCCCCGCCCCGGCCCCCGCCCCGGCCCCCGCCCCGGCCCCCGCCCCGGCCCCCGCCCCGGCCCCCGACCGGGCCGAGTCCGCGGTCGAGATCGTCGTCTCCCTCTGGTTCCTGTGGATCGCCTGCGGCCGGGTCCCTGAAGGCCACGCCCGGCTCCGGCGCGCGCTCGCCGCCCACCCCGGCCCCCTCCCCGCCCGCGCCCTGTGGCTCGCCGCGCACCTGGAACTGGAGTCCGGCCGTCCCGAGGCCGCCGATCCCCTGCTCGTCCAGGCGTGGGCGGCGGCGGTGCGCGAGGACGACAAGCGGTGTCTGGGCCTGCTGGCCTATCTGCGCGGGCTGATGGCCCACTACCAGGGGCGTACGGCGGCCGCCGAGGCCGAACTGCGCGACGCGGTGACGCTGGTCGGCACCTGCCCGGACGCCGGCCCCACCCAGCAGCTGTGCCGGGCCGCCCTCGCCCTCGTCCTCACCCGGGCCGACCCCGAGGCCGCCCAGGAGGTCCTCGACCGTTCCAGTCCGCCCAGTTGGGCCGAACGCGACCTCTGGGCCGACGCCTGGTTCGAGTACTCCCGGGCCGAACTCGCCTGCTGGGAGGGCGAGGTGGTCCGCGCCGCCGGCCACGCGCTGCGCGCCGTATGGGGCCATCTGCGGTTCGGCGGGGTCACCGGAACGGCCTGCTCCGCCGAACTCCTCGCGCGCGTACGTCTCCAGAGCGGCCGCCCGCTCGACGCCGCCCGTCTCCTCGGCGCCACCGACGCCCTGCGGGTCGCCGCCTTCCAGGACGACTACCGGCCCGCGAACTTCGCCTCGCCGGTGCGGGGCCCGCTCGACGACGCCCTGCGCGCGACCTACTCCGCGGCCGAACTGCGCCAGGCGTACGCGGAGGGCGCGCGGCGCGGCCTGCGTTCCCTGGTGGCTCTTCTCTGA
- a CDS encoding transcriptional regulator, asnC family (AsnC family; pfam01037;~AsnC-type helix-turn-helix domain; pfam13404;~Transcriptional regulator, AsnC family [Streptomyces venezuelae ATCC10712];~Transcriptional regulators [Transcription]; COG1522;~identified by MetaGeneAnnotator; putative), producing the protein MQTGESVLGEMDLALIHALQIAPRASWTQLSAVLGASPDTLARRWEHLTAGGYAWAGFLAQPPNTGALVCAWVEVTCTPGFSEAAAIELSGDPDTLIVSRVTGDTDLLLLVMCPGLDGLDDYLVGRVRRLPGVAATQTQVITGIHSNRDLWELDQLTPRQRRQLAELSGPATGTRPASASGSVTPGSGRGSGPGSVRSRARRPAARLSELDVALVLELAGDARRTAAELARICEVSESTVRRRLDVLVNGGALIHHCSPAPRFSGRPMWAMIKAEVPPLGTPAAVTALARLRQNCLVTSVTGPHNLAIGGWLRSVDELYELTTAIERTTPSIRIAATSLSLRIHKTGAQVLGPDGRRRDCVRPEARLLSSA; encoded by the coding sequence ATGCAGACCGGGGAATCCGTCCTGGGGGAGATGGATCTGGCGCTGATCCACGCGCTCCAGATCGCACCGCGCGCCAGCTGGACCCAGCTCTCCGCCGTCCTCGGCGCGAGCCCCGACACCCTCGCCCGCCGCTGGGAGCATCTGACGGCGGGCGGCTACGCCTGGGCCGGCTTCCTGGCCCAGCCGCCGAACACCGGCGCCCTGGTGTGCGCCTGGGTGGAGGTCACCTGCACGCCCGGCTTCTCCGAGGCGGCCGCGATCGAACTGTCCGGCGACCCGGACACTCTGATCGTGAGCCGGGTGACCGGCGACACCGATCTCCTGCTCCTGGTGATGTGCCCGGGGCTCGACGGACTCGACGACTACCTGGTGGGGCGGGTCCGGCGGCTGCCCGGCGTGGCGGCGACGCAGACCCAGGTGATCACCGGCATCCACAGCAACCGCGACCTGTGGGAGCTGGACCAGCTCACCCCGCGCCAGCGGCGGCAGCTCGCCGAACTCTCCGGGCCCGCGACCGGCACCCGTCCCGCGTCCGCGTCCGGGTCCGTCACGCCGGGTTCCGGCCGCGGTTCCGGCCCCGGATCCGTCAGGTCACGCGCGCGTCGGCCGGCGGCCCGGCTGAGCGAGCTGGACGTGGCGCTGGTCCTGGAGCTGGCCGGCGACGCCCGGCGCACCGCCGCGGAGCTGGCGCGTATCTGCGAGGTCAGCGAATCGACCGTACGGCGCCGGCTGGACGTCCTGGTGAACGGCGGCGCGCTGATCCACCACTGCTCCCCGGCGCCGCGCTTCTCGGGCCGGCCCATGTGGGCGATGATCAAGGCGGAGGTGCCCCCGCTCGGGACGCCGGCGGCGGTGACGGCCCTCGCCCGGCTTCGGCAGAACTGCCTGGTGACCTCCGTGACGGGCCCCCACAACCTGGCCATCGGCGGCTGGCTGCGGTCGGTCGACGAGCTGTACGAGCTCACCACGGCGATCGAGCGGACGACGCCGTCGATCCGGATCGCGGCCACCTCGCTGTCCCTGCGGATCCACAAGACGGGCGCGCAGGTCCTCGGCCCGGACGGACGCCGCAGGGACTGCGTCCGTCCGGAAGCCCGGCTCCTCTCCTCGGCCTGA
- a CDS encoding serine or threonine protein kinase (ATP binding site [chemical binding];~Protein Kinases, catalytic domain; cl09925;~Serine/Threonine protein kinases, catalytic domain; smart00220;~activation loop (A-loop);~identified by MetaGeneAnnotator; putative;~serine or threonine protein kinase [Streptomyces venezuelae ATCC10712];~substrate binding site [chemical binding]), which produces MAQVLVADRYRLQMCVGRGGMGEVWRATDEVLGRDVAVKLMLGHEHDPSAADRFRMEAQTAARLSHPHVVGVFDFGTWDGKLFLVMELVDGDSLAGDQSTVYSAEQVATVAAHAAAGLAAAHRQGVVHRDIKPGNLLMDSEGTVKLADFGIARFVDDPSAALTTAGQIVGTGLYLAPERALGQPASPASDVYSLGCVLYQLLTGQPPFRADSSTALLYQHIDTPPAPPRQLGVPLPAAFESFLLSLLAKQPEHRPQAQAIADWFSSGAWRDQPQHQPYAPHGQHPQHPPHAQHAPPVMRPPAPPLHPHTPPPGPAHVPPAHLPPAHTPPSMAVPGPRGSRRAQQSTENALTELSIRRPRRTAAVAGAIAFVICLLIGMAWLS; this is translated from the coding sequence GTGGCTCAGGTGCTGGTCGCGGACCGATATCGGCTGCAGATGTGTGTCGGGCGTGGCGGCATGGGCGAGGTGTGGCGGGCCACCGACGAGGTGCTCGGGCGCGATGTGGCCGTGAAGCTGATGCTCGGTCACGAGCACGACCCGTCCGCCGCCGACCGGTTCCGGATGGAGGCGCAGACGGCGGCGCGGCTCAGCCACCCGCATGTGGTCGGCGTCTTCGACTTCGGTACGTGGGACGGGAAGCTGTTCCTCGTCATGGAGCTGGTGGACGGGGACAGCCTGGCCGGCGACCAGTCGACGGTCTACTCGGCCGAGCAGGTGGCGACCGTGGCCGCGCACGCGGCGGCCGGGCTCGCGGCGGCGCACCGGCAGGGCGTGGTGCACCGCGACATCAAGCCGGGCAACCTGCTGATGGACTCCGAAGGCACCGTGAAACTGGCCGACTTCGGCATCGCGCGGTTCGTGGACGACCCGTCGGCCGCGCTCACCACCGCCGGGCAGATCGTGGGCACGGGCCTGTACCTGGCGCCGGAGCGGGCGCTCGGGCAGCCGGCGTCACCCGCCTCGGACGTGTACTCGCTGGGCTGTGTGCTGTACCAACTCCTCACCGGCCAGCCGCCGTTCCGCGCCGACAGCTCGACCGCGCTGCTCTACCAGCACATCGACACGCCGCCCGCGCCGCCGCGCCAGCTCGGGGTGCCGCTGCCGGCCGCGTTCGAGTCGTTCCTGCTCTCGCTGCTCGCCAAGCAGCCCGAGCACCGGCCGCAGGCGCAGGCCATCGCCGACTGGTTCTCCTCCGGCGCCTGGCGGGACCAGCCGCAGCATCAGCCCTACGCTCCGCACGGGCAGCACCCGCAGCATCCCCCGCACGCGCAGCACGCTCCCCCGGTGATGCGGCCGCCAGCGCCGCCCCTGCACCCGCACACTCCGCCGCCCGGGCCCGCGCACGTACCCCCGGCGCACCTGCCCCCGGCCCACACGCCCCCGTCCATGGCCGTGCCGGGGCCCCGGGGCTCGCGCCGGGCTCAGCAGTCCACCGAGAACGCCCTCACCGAGCTGTCCATCCGGCGGCCGCGCCGGACGGCGGCGGTAGCCGGGGCCATCGCTTTCGTCATATGCCTGCTCATCGGGATGGCCTGGCTCAGCTGA
- a CDS encoding hypothetical protein (identified by MetaGeneAnnotator; putative;~sequence version:1): MNHAYPGAMDIGRIAKGQRFAAGGQGTVWAVEDRTINGSWPVAYKEYHAKVRPLENAGVLADMVAFLPSLERGTGAWLANCTAWPASLVTDSGGVCGFLMRQIPPQFMRAFAFDPGVQKAAGFEYLLNDTGYLDTAGITISPRQRFELLLDFARTLGRLHSLGVVVGDISPKNMFFSLDGTPGCFLIDCDAMLLRGRSLMPQAETTNWEVPAGEPKGTPASDAYKFGLLAARLFAGKQEGQDLGVLTATAPAVGQLAEQSLLADPARRPTPEQWLPALTEAVNAAPATLPQAAPAPAFTPQNTGETAPPPPPPPPPPPPPPIPGTPPPSNDSSAGRWLFAIALILLAIFYGPDVYEKMTETSSSSDSGPAGQGYGSGGSSPSASDSEEEQARALSGLLARNEGNRGSVGEAVRRMSSCPGYSGLQETKDVFEEAATARDDLLRDLEALDTNLLSSSMTGSLQSGWEASAAADRAYAHLAEQMADDCTPEAVMSSSQWQEAADANTRATRAKKDFVSDWNALAEEHGLSTLSWDAV, translated from the coding sequence ATGAACCACGCGTATCCGGGGGCCATGGACATCGGCCGGATCGCGAAGGGGCAGAGATTCGCGGCCGGTGGGCAGGGCACGGTGTGGGCGGTCGAGGACCGGACCATCAACGGGTCCTGGCCGGTGGCGTACAAGGAGTACCACGCGAAGGTACGGCCTCTGGAGAACGCTGGTGTCCTCGCCGACATGGTGGCCTTCCTCCCTTCCCTGGAGCGCGGCACCGGCGCGTGGCTGGCGAACTGCACGGCCTGGCCCGCGAGTCTTGTCACCGATTCCGGTGGGGTCTGCGGATTCCTCATGCGCCAGATCCCCCCGCAGTTCATGCGCGCGTTCGCCTTCGACCCGGGGGTGCAGAAGGCCGCGGGCTTCGAGTACCTGCTGAACGACACCGGATATCTCGACACCGCGGGCATCACGATCAGCCCCCGGCAGCGATTCGAGCTGCTTCTGGACTTCGCGCGCACCCTCGGACGGCTGCACTCCCTGGGTGTCGTCGTCGGGGACATCTCGCCGAAGAACATGTTCTTCTCCCTCGACGGCACACCTGGCTGTTTCCTCATCGACTGCGACGCGATGCTCCTACGCGGCCGTTCGCTGATGCCCCAGGCCGAGACCACCAACTGGGAGGTGCCCGCGGGCGAACCCAAGGGGACCCCGGCGAGCGACGCGTACAAATTCGGGCTGCTGGCGGCGAGGCTCTTCGCCGGCAAGCAGGAGGGGCAGGACCTCGGCGTGCTGACCGCCACCGCCCCGGCCGTGGGGCAGCTGGCGGAGCAGAGCCTGCTCGCCGACCCCGCCCGGCGTCCGACGCCGGAGCAGTGGCTGCCGGCCCTGACCGAGGCGGTGAACGCAGCGCCCGCGACGCTCCCGCAGGCTGCCCCGGCCCCCGCCTTCACGCCACAGAACACTGGCGAGACAGCACCACCACCGCCGCCACCTCCACCTCCACCTCCACCTCCACCGATTCCCGGAACGCCACCCCCGTCGAACGATTCCAGCGCCGGCAGGTGGCTCTTCGCGATCGCGCTGATCCTCCTGGCGATCTTCTACGGTCCCGACGTCTACGAGAAGATGACGGAGACGTCCTCGTCCAGCGACTCCGGGCCCGCGGGCCAAGGCTACGGATCCGGTGGCTCCAGCCCGTCCGCCTCGGACTCCGAGGAAGAACAGGCGCGTGCCCTGAGCGGCCTGCTGGCGAGGAACGAGGGCAACCGCGGCAGCGTCGGCGAGGCCGTCCGCCGGATGTCCTCCTGCCCGGGATATTCCGGCCTTCAGGAGACCAAGGACGTCTTCGAGGAGGCGGCAACCGCGCGTGACGATCTTCTACGGGATCTGGAAGCGCTCGACACGAATCTGCTGTCCTCTTCCATGACGGGCAGCCTCCAATCCGGATGGGAGGCGTCGGCCGCCGCCGACCGCGCCTACGCTCACTTGGCCGAGCAGATGGCGGATGACTGCACGCCAGAGGCCGTGATGTCCTCGTCGCAGTGGCAGGAGGCAGCCGATGCCAATACGCGGGCTACGCGCGCGAAGAAGGACTTCGTGTCCGACTGGAACGCACTGGCCGAGGAGCACGGGCTGAGCACGCTGTCCTGGGACGCGGTGTGA
- a CDS encoding alkyl/aryl-sulfatase (Alkyl sulfatase and related hydrolases [Secondary metabolites biosynthesis,transport, and catabolism];~Evidence 2b : Function of strongly homologous gene;PubMedId : 1587481; Product type e : enzyme;~Metallo-beta-lactamase superfamily; smart00849;~SCP-2 sterol transfer family; pfam02036;~alkyl/aryl-sulfatase [Nocardia cyriacigeorgica GUH-2];~identified by MetaGeneAnnotator; putative): protein MTRLPSFEDTTDFADADRGFMAALDPCVVRDADGRVVWDGDAYAFLDGDCPDTAHPSLWRQSQLCARHGLYEVTEGVYQVRGLDVSNMTLVEGDRGVVVIDPLVSVETAAAALALYRAHRGERPVTGLVYTHSHGDHFGGARGVLPHGAEGGVPVLAPAGFLEHAISENVYAGNAMVRRGLFMYGGMPPGPDGAIGFGLANAVSTGTISLVPPTVAITRTGQEVTVDGVRMLFQLTPGTEAPAEMNLLLTGPRALCLAENATHTLHNVLTLRGAVVRDARAWAHYLDEAIEFFHGRFDVGFASHHWPTWGHEHVVRFLSEQRDLYAYLHDQSLRLLNEGHTGPEIAELLRLPPALERVWHARGYYGSLSHNAKAVYQRYLGWYDGNPAHLWEHPPAELARRYVNVAGGPAEAVAKARAYAEDGDPRFAATLLAHVVFADPGHEEAKEALAEVYTRLGRGAENGTWRNIYLTAAWELRGGEPPRLVDMTNPEMARAMTASMLVDSIAIRVDGPRAWDDDLTIDLRLAAPDQARRLTLRHGALTHRALTGPPRSPAGLTLTLDRTQLLGLLAGQDTGDLGVGVEGDPELLARLLSYVTTPDPSFPVVTP from the coding sequence ATGACCCGACTGCCCTCCTTCGAGGACACCACCGACTTCGCCGACGCCGACCGCGGCTTCATGGCCGCCCTCGATCCCTGCGTCGTCCGGGACGCCGACGGCCGGGTGGTCTGGGACGGCGACGCGTACGCCTTCCTCGACGGCGACTGCCCCGACACCGCCCACCCCAGCCTGTGGCGCCAGTCGCAGCTGTGCGCGCGCCACGGCCTGTACGAGGTCACCGAGGGCGTCTACCAGGTACGCGGCCTCGACGTCTCCAACATGACGCTCGTCGAGGGCGACCGCGGTGTCGTCGTCATCGACCCGCTGGTCAGCGTCGAGACGGCCGCCGCGGCCCTCGCCCTCTACCGCGCGCACCGCGGCGAGCGGCCCGTCACCGGCCTGGTCTACACGCACTCGCACGGCGACCACTTCGGCGGCGCCCGCGGCGTCCTGCCGCACGGCGCCGAGGGCGGCGTCCCGGTCCTCGCCCCGGCCGGTTTCCTGGAGCACGCGATCAGCGAGAACGTGTACGCGGGCAACGCCATGGTCCGCCGCGGTCTCTTCATGTACGGCGGCATGCCGCCGGGGCCTGACGGGGCGATCGGCTTCGGTCTCGCCAACGCGGTGTCCACCGGCACCATCAGCCTGGTCCCGCCGACCGTGGCCATCACCCGGACCGGGCAGGAGGTGACCGTCGACGGCGTACGGATGCTCTTCCAGCTCACCCCGGGCACCGAGGCCCCGGCCGAGATGAACCTCCTGCTGACCGGCCCGCGCGCGCTGTGCCTGGCCGAGAACGCCACCCACACCCTGCACAACGTGCTCACCCTGCGCGGCGCGGTGGTCCGCGACGCCCGCGCCTGGGCGCACTACCTGGACGAGGCCATCGAGTTCTTCCACGGCCGTTTCGACGTCGGCTTCGCCTCCCACCACTGGCCCACCTGGGGCCACGAGCACGTGGTGCGGTTCCTGTCCGAGCAGCGCGACCTCTACGCGTATCTGCACGACCAGTCGCTGCGGCTGCTCAACGAGGGGCACACCGGCCCCGAGATCGCCGAACTGCTGCGGCTGCCGCCCGCCCTGGAGCGGGTCTGGCACGCGCGCGGCTACTACGGCTCGCTCAGCCACAACGCCAAGGCCGTCTACCAGCGCTATCTCGGCTGGTACGACGGCAACCCGGCGCATCTGTGGGAGCACCCGCCGGCGGAACTCGCGCGCCGGTACGTGAACGTGGCCGGCGGCCCGGCCGAGGCCGTCGCGAAGGCGCGGGCGTACGCGGAGGACGGCGACCCGCGGTTCGCGGCGACGCTGCTCGCCCATGTGGTCTTCGCCGATCCGGGGCACGAGGAGGCGAAGGAGGCGCTCGCCGAGGTCTACACGCGGCTGGGGCGCGGCGCCGAGAACGGCACCTGGCGCAACATCTACCTCACCGCCGCCTGGGAGCTGCGCGGCGGCGAGCCGCCGCGGCTGGTCGACATGACCAACCCCGAGATGGCACGGGCCATGACCGCGTCGATGCTCGTCGACTCGATCGCCATCCGCGTCGACGGGCCGCGCGCCTGGGACGACGACCTCACCATCGACCTGCGCCTGGCCGCCCCGGACCAGGCCCGGCGGCTGACGCTGCGCCACGGGGCGCTGACCCACCGGGCGCTCACCGGGCCGCCGCGCTCGCCCGCGGGGCTGACCCTCACGCTCGACCGGACGCAGCTGCTCGGGCTGCTCGCGGGGCAGGACACGGGCGATCTGGGGGTCGGGGTGGAGGGCGATCCGGAGCTGCTGGCGCGGCTGCTGTCGTACGTGACGACTCCGGACCCGAGCTTCCCCGTCGTCACCCCGTGA
- a CDS encoding hypothetical protein (identified by MetaGeneAnnotator; putative;~sequence version:1) — MIDMVAFVVAAVFLLLFGIGVLRDRRRFSNAVYLGLSVTFLGVGLLASLKDAPRGVAGVVLIVLLLVVALGPVTLATLLCSNGVKMLRKEGRRPANLLALLAGLGIYGVMALMVVAVFTQSAVLGAAVLTLLLVLGYVSFLFLCFIGYAALYGRLSIRRDADYVVVLGSGLIGDRVPPLLASRLERGRQVYEKLAERRGAEDTEEARTPLLVVSGGQGSDEAVPESHAMADYLVERGFPADRIIREDRSRTTEENLLFTKALMDVERPDAECVIVTNNFHAFRAALLAREVGVNGQVVGSPTAAYFWPSATIREFAAVFLTYKKVNLGICGGLILLGGLAVLAAL, encoded by the coding sequence ATGATCGACATGGTCGCCTTCGTCGTCGCAGCCGTCTTCCTCCTCCTCTTCGGCATCGGCGTTCTGCGCGACCGGCGCCGGTTCAGCAACGCCGTGTACCTCGGCCTCTCCGTCACCTTCCTCGGCGTCGGGCTGCTCGCCAGTCTCAAGGACGCGCCGCGCGGCGTCGCCGGAGTGGTGCTGATCGTGCTGCTGCTCGTGGTCGCCCTCGGGCCGGTCACGCTCGCCACGCTGCTCTGCTCCAACGGCGTGAAGATGCTCCGCAAGGAGGGCCGGCGCCCGGCCAACCTGCTCGCGCTGCTCGCCGGGCTCGGCATATACGGCGTGATGGCCCTGATGGTCGTCGCCGTGTTCACCCAGTCGGCGGTGCTCGGCGCCGCCGTCCTCACCCTCCTGCTCGTCCTCGGATACGTCTCCTTCCTCTTCCTCTGCTTCATCGGCTACGCCGCCCTCTACGGCCGGCTGAGCATCCGCCGCGACGCCGACTACGTCGTCGTCCTCGGCTCCGGACTGATCGGCGACCGCGTGCCGCCGCTGCTCGCGAGCCGCCTGGAGCGGGGCCGCCAGGTGTACGAGAAGCTGGCCGAGCGGCGCGGAGCCGAGGACACGGAGGAGGCCCGGACGCCGCTGCTCGTCGTCTCCGGCGGCCAGGGCTCCGACGAGGCGGTGCCCGAATCGCACGCGATGGCCGACTACCTGGTGGAACGCGGCTTCCCGGCGGACCGGATCATCCGCGAGGACCGCTCGCGGACGACCGAGGAGAACCTGCTCTTCACCAAGGCGCTGATGGACGTCGAACGGCCGGACGCCGAGTGCGTGATCGTCACCAACAACTTCCACGCCTTCCGCGCCGCCCTGCTGGCCCGGGAGGTGGGCGTGAACGGCCAGGTGGTCGGCTCGCCGACCGCCGCGTACTTCTGGCCGAGCGCCACCATCCGCGAGTTCGCGGCGGTGTTCCTCACCTACAAGAAGGTCAACCTGGGGATCTGCGGCGGGCTGATCCTGCTCGGCGGCCTGGCGGTTCTCGCCGCGCTCTGA
- a CDS encoding hypothetical protein (identified by MetaGeneAnnotator; putative;~sequence version:1) — protein MRARHHFHIEYLGHSISATVQTGDPGAVEVLVDGKETGNVTTHEDRTVLVRTELPTEPPVPVTVRATPGPGVPRCLLLGPDETEPHVMAPRIF, from the coding sequence ATGCGAGCACGGCACCACTTCCACATCGAGTACCTGGGGCACTCGATCAGCGCCACCGTCCAGACCGGTGACCCCGGGGCGGTCGAGGTCCTCGTGGACGGCAAGGAGACGGGGAACGTCACGACACACGAGGACCGTACGGTCCTCGTGCGCACCGAACTGCCGACCGAGCCGCCGGTTCCGGTGACGGTCCGCGCGACGCCGGGCCCGGGGGTGCCGCGCTGTCTGCTGCTGGGGCCGGACGAGACGGAGCCGCATGTGATGGCGCCGCGGATCTTCTGA